A portion of the candidate division WOR-3 bacterium genome contains these proteins:
- a CDS encoding MerR family transcriptional regulator has product MGEKEFYSIKEVADMLQIPAYVLRYWEKEFPMLRPKRNRLGRRFYTPKDIEIVRMIKVILYEQGFTIAGARKKLASITQAPEQLTLPLSDAIKIIKEVKEELKKIRALLE; this is encoded by the coding sequence ATGGGAGAAAAAGAGTTTTATTCAATAAAAGAGGTTGCGGATATGCTACAAATTCCCGCTTATGTCCTCCGTTACTGGGAGAAAGAATTTCCCATGCTCCGCCCGAAACGGAATCGCCTGGGAAGAAGATTTTATACCCCAAAAGATATTGAAATCGTCCGGATGATAAAGGTCATCCTCTACGAGCAGGGATTTACGATTGCCGGAGCCCGCAAAAAATTAGCCTCAATAACCCAGGCTCCAGAACAGCTTACCCTCCCTTTGAGCGATGCCATAAAAATTATCAAGGAGGTGAAAGAAGAACTTAAAAAAATTCGTGCCCTACTTGAATAA
- a CDS encoding NAD(P)H-dependent glycerol-3-phosphate dehydrogenase, which produces MNLAILGCGNWGSVFGIIQHQKGHRIKIWEFNKKRAEYVQRTRDNRPFLKYYKIPKAIWVDWRLENVLRDSELIVFAVPCQTLNTVLHEMKKLKFPTRELLSLIKGIDLKTLKLPSELIQSIFPHKRCFVLSGPSIANEIIRKEPTAVVLAGEDQEKARQLQSELATESFRIYLGSDMRGVELGGALKNVIAIACGISDGLGFGANAKGALITRGIVEIQRLGVKMGAQPQTFYGLSGLGDLITTSFSEESRNHTVGKLLGQGHKLKEIKKKLVMVAEGIPTVRAVMKLARKYEVEMPISKVVFEILYKNRAPLKCLKSLMLRPLKNE; this is translated from the coding sequence ATGAATCTTGCCATCCTCGGCTGCGGTAACTGGGGTTCAGTTTTTGGTATTATCCAGCATCAGAAAGGTCATCGGATAAAGATCTGGGAATTTAACAAAAAAAGGGCTGAGTATGTACAAAGAACACGGGATAATCGCCCCTTCCTCAAGTATTATAAAATACCCAAGGCAATCTGGGTGGACTGGCGTCTGGAAAATGTGTTACGGGATTCAGAACTTATCGTATTTGCAGTCCCCTGCCAGACTCTGAATACCGTTCTCCACGAAATGAAAAAATTAAAATTTCCCACTCGAGAATTGTTGAGTCTGATAAAGGGAATTGATCTTAAAACTCTAAAACTTCCTTCAGAACTCATTCAGAGTATATTCCCGCACAAAAGATGTTTTGTCCTCTCCGGTCCATCAATTGCCAACGAAATAATCCGTAAAGAACCAACAGCGGTGGTTCTCGCCGGTGAGGATCAAGAAAAAGCAAGGCAATTACAATCGGAACTCGCCACCGAAAGTTTTCGGATTTATCTCGGTAGTGATATGCGCGGGGTGGAACTCGGTGGAGCCCTTAAGAATGTGATTGCCATCGCCTGCGGTATCAGCGATGGGTTGGGATTTGGAGCCAATGCCAAAGGTGCCTTAATCACCCGGGGTATTGTGGAGATACAAAGATTGGGTGTTAAAATGGGTGCCCAGCCACAGACCTTTTATGGGTTGTCCGGGCTGGGTGACCTTATCACCACCTCATTCAGCGAAGAATCACGAAATCATACCGTAGGCAAACTGCTCGGGCAAGGACATAAATTAAAAGAAATAAAAAAGAAATTGGTAATGGTGGCCGAAGGCATCCCTACAGTTCGGGCAGTAATGAAACTGGCAAGAAAATACGAAGTAGAGATGCCCATATCCAAAGTAGTATTTGAAATTTTGTATAAAAACCGAGCACCTTTAAAATGTCTGAAGAGCTTAATGCTCAGACCGTTGAAGAATGAATAA
- a CDS encoding sigma-54 dependent transcriptional regulator, giving the protein MADILIVEDKASFAEVLRVALNDAGFTTIIVGTGREALQIFKREKINLVLLDLRLPDIDGIDILRQLKNIDPDAKFIIMTAFGTIERAVEAMKLGACDFLTKPFDTEQLIHLIKKILQEQKAYYENILLKEMVESIQGFPEIVGKSAAISNAIELLKKVAPTETTVLLLGESGTGKELFARACHSLSPRKDNPFVTINCAAIPNELLENELFGSEKGAFTGAVARKIGKFELAHRGTIFLDEVGDLGLDLQAKLLRVVQEKTFERLGGTASIKVDVRIIAASNKDLGMLVNEKKFREDLYYRLSVFPITIPPLRERKEDIPLLVEHFLKKLKSKKKVSESALQKLIEYDWPGNVRELENTIERANILAGETIDCEHILLPSRARKSINIIPEDVDLKTAANYGREMAEAELIKKTLELTEGNKAEAARRLRVSYKTLLNRIARYRQKGLL; this is encoded by the coding sequence ATGGCGGATATTCTTATTGTCGAAGATAAGGCGAGTTTTGCCGAAGTATTGCGGGTAGCGCTTAATGATGCAGGTTTTACTACAATTATTGTAGGCACCGGCCGTGAAGCACTTCAGATATTCAAACGAGAAAAAATAAATCTGGTGCTTTTAGATTTACGCCTGCCCGACATCGATGGAATTGATATTCTGCGCCAGTTGAAAAATATTGACCCTGATGCAAAATTTATAATCATGACTGCCTTTGGGACGATTGAGCGGGCTGTCGAGGCGATGAAATTGGGCGCCTGCGATTTTTTGACTAAACCCTTTGATACCGAACAACTTATCCATCTCATCAAAAAAATTCTCCAAGAGCAGAAGGCTTATTATGAAAATATTCTGCTCAAAGAGATGGTAGAGAGCATCCAAGGATTTCCAGAGATAGTGGGGAAAAGTGCGGCAATTAGCAACGCAATTGAACTGTTGAAAAAAGTGGCACCTACCGAGACCACAGTCCTTCTTTTGGGAGAATCAGGGACAGGTAAGGAGTTATTTGCCCGTGCCTGTCACAGTCTATCACCCCGCAAAGATAATCCATTTGTTACCATTAATTGCGCCGCAATTCCAAATGAATTATTGGAGAATGAATTATTTGGTTCGGAAAAAGGGGCGTTTACCGGTGCGGTTGCCAGGAAGATTGGTAAGTTTGAATTGGCCCACCGGGGGACAATATTTCTTGATGAGGTGGGAGATCTTGGGCTGGACTTGCAGGCAAAACTTTTAAGGGTGGTTCAGGAAAAAACATTTGAACGCCTGGGCGGGACTGCTTCTATAAAAGTAGATGTGCGGATCATTGCTGCAAGCAACAAAGATTTAGGGATGCTAGTAAATGAAAAAAAATTTCGTGAAGACCTCTACTACCGCTTGAGCGTTTTTCCTATAACCATCCCACCCCTCAGGGAAAGAAAAGAGGATATACCTTTGCTCGTAGAACATTTTTTAAAAAAATTGAAATCCAAAAAAAAGGTTAGCGAATCTGCACTCCAGAAATTGATCGAGTATGATTGGCCTGGAAATGTCCGGGAACTAGAAAATACCATTGAGCGGGCGAATATTTTAGCTGGAGAGACCATTGACTGTGAACACATCCTTCTTCCATCCCGGGCAAGAAAATCCATAAATATTATTCCTGAAGATGTAGATTTAAAGACGGCTGCCAATTACGGTAGAGAAATGGCGGAGGCCGAACTTATAAAAAAGACCTTGGAACTCACGGAAGGGAATAAGGCAGAGGCGGCACGCAGGCTTAGGGTCTCCTACAAAACACTTTTAAACCGAATTGCCCGGTATCGGCAGAAAGGTTTACTATAA
- a CDS encoding aminotransferase class I/II-fold pyridoxal phosphate-dependent enzyme — MDIFKKCQATVKAVERAKDINIYPYFTPIESAQDHRVIINGREYIMIGSNGYLGLAADERLKKAAIEAVQKYGSTCSGSRFLNGTLDIHVRLERELAEFFEKDEAIVFSTGFQTNLGIISALAGKDDVVIIDRQDHASIIDGCRLSFAEIKKFKHNDMGDLERILKSIPHNKGKLIVVDGVFSMEGDVINLPEVVRLKEKYNARLLVDDAHGIGVLGKRGRGVCEHFDLLNKVDIIMGTFSKSFASLGGFVVAEKDVITHIRHTARALIFSASMTPASVASALKSLEIIKSEPERRERLWKVTERVRKGFKDIGLDTGNSTTPVIPVIIGEDEKCFAFWKMLFDNGVFANPVISPATPPGRALIRTSYMATHTDEDIDIVLDVFARCAKEFGLVK; from the coding sequence ATGGATATCTTTAAGAAATGCCAGGCAACGGTTAAGGCGGTAGAAAGGGCAAAAGATATCAATATTTATCCTTATTTTACACCGATAGAATCTGCTCAAGACCATCGGGTGATTATAAACGGCCGCGAGTATATAATGATTGGTTCCAATGGCTATTTAGGTCTGGCAGCAGATGAAAGATTAAAAAAGGCGGCGATTGAGGCGGTGCAAAAATATGGTTCCACCTGCTCTGGTTCGAGATTTTTGAATGGCACCCTTGATATCCATGTTCGACTGGAGAGAGAACTCGCGGAGTTTTTTGAAAAAGACGAGGCAATCGTATTTTCAACTGGTTTTCAAACAAATCTGGGAATAATCTCGGCGCTTGCGGGCAAAGATGATGTCGTAATCATCGACCGGCAAGACCATGCTTCAATAATCGACGGTTGCCGACTCTCTTTTGCAGAAATAAAGAAATTCAAACACAATGATATGGGAGATTTGGAACGGATACTGAAATCAATACCCCACAATAAAGGCAAGTTGATTGTGGTGGATGGTGTCTTCAGTATGGAGGGGGATGTAATTAATCTGCCGGAAGTTGTTAGATTGAAGGAAAAATACAACGCCCGATTGCTCGTTGATGACGCCCATGGCATTGGTGTTTTAGGGAAAAGGGGGCGGGGTGTTTGTGAGCATTTTGATTTGTTGAACAAGGTGGATATTATAATGGGAACTTTTAGTAAGTCCTTCGCTTCGCTGGGTGGTTTTGTAGTTGCCGAAAAGGATGTGATCACGCATATCCGCCATACCGCCCGGGCCCTGATTTTTTCGGCGAGTATGACACCGGCTTCTGTGGCCAGCGCCTTAAAATCCTTAGAGATAATAAAAAGTGAACCAGAACGTCGGGAAAGACTCTGGAAGGTAACAGAAAGGGTGCGGAAGGGATTCAAAGATATAGGCCTGGATACCGGAAATAGTACGACCCCGGTGATTCCGGTGATCATCGGGGAGGATGAAAAATGTTTTGCCTTTTGGAAAATGCTCTTTGATAATGGAGTATTTGCCAATCCGGTGATTTCTCCGGCAACACCACCGGGCCGAGCACTCATCCGGACGAGTTATATGGCTACCCACACTGATGAAGATATTGATATTGTGCTTGATGTCTTTGCCCGCTGTGCCAAGGAGTTTGGTTTAGTAAAGTGA
- the purB gene encoding adenylosuccinate lyase — protein MIKRYETEELRKIFSEEHKMEVWVQVEKAVAEIQEELRVIPRGLSKKLRGIKIDPERVAEIEKITNHDVIAFLEAVREKIGKEGRWVHFGMTSYDLVDTAWGMILKEALKVVLKDVGKLLQILKRLASKYRRTPQMGRTHGVFAQPITFGYKIKSWYQEILRAQSRLKQALNEIAFGKLSGAVGAYTILSPDIEKKVMRRLGLKPEPVSTQVIPRDRHAYLVATLVLYGCALERIATEIRNLSRSEIGEVSEPFTKGQKGSSAMPHKQNPITCERVCGLVKVLRGYLIPALENINLWHERDLTNSSGERVIIPDAFHLVHYCTKKMIWVLKNLKVFPERMMENITNSLGLYASQNLMNRLIEKGMSRKEAYDLVQALSFSAIANKRHLKDVAGDNARVKKYLEDGELNRIFDLNWFLRNIL, from the coding sequence ATGATTAAGCGTTACGAGACCGAAGAGCTCAGAAAGATTTTTAGTGAAGAACATAAGATGGAGGTATGGGTCCAGGTTGAAAAAGCAGTTGCCGAGATCCAGGAAGAACTCAGAGTAATCCCCAGGGGATTGAGTAAGAAATTGAGAGGGATAAAGATCGACCCAGAACGGGTTGCCGAGATAGAGAAGATCACTAATCACGATGTCATTGCCTTTCTGGAAGCAGTGAGGGAAAAGATTGGGAAAGAGGGACGATGGGTCCATTTTGGTATGACTTCTTATGATCTGGTGGATACGGCGTGGGGTATGATTTTAAAGGAGGCTTTAAAGGTCGTCCTTAAGGATGTTGGGAAGCTATTGCAGATTTTAAAACGCCTCGCATCAAAATACCGACGTACTCCGCAGATGGGGAGAACTCATGGTGTATTTGCCCAGCCGATTACTTTTGGATACAAAATAAAATCCTGGTATCAGGAAATTTTGCGGGCACAAAGCCGTCTCAAACAGGCTTTAAATGAGATCGCTTTTGGTAAACTCTCCGGTGCAGTGGGTGCTTATACAATCTTATCACCCGACATTGAAAAGAAGGTGATGAGAAGATTAGGGCTGAAGCCCGAGCCCGTTTCTACGCAGGTAATACCCCGTGATCGACACGCCTATTTGGTGGCGACCCTTGTTCTCTATGGATGTGCATTGGAAAGGATTGCTACAGAGATTAGAAATCTTTCACGCTCCGAAATCGGTGAGGTATCAGAACCTTTTACCAAGGGCCAGAAAGGTTCTTCGGCAATGCCCCATAAGCAAAATCCCATCACTTGCGAACGGGTATGCGGGTTGGTGAAGGTATTGAGGGGCTATCTCATTCCGGCCCTGGAAAATATCAATCTTTGGCATGAACGGGATCTGACTAATTCTTCAGGAGAACGGGTGATTATTCCCGATGCCTTTCATCTTGTCCATTATTGCACAAAAAAGATGATCTGGGTTTTAAAGAACTTGAAAGTTTTTCCAGAGAGGATGATGGAGAATATAACCAATAGTTTGGGTCTTTATGCCTCACAGAATTTGATGAATCGATTGATTGAGAAAGGAATGAGCCGGAAGGAAGCTTACGACCTCGTGCAGGCACTTTCTTTCTCGGCAATAGCGAATAAAAGGCATCTAAAGGACGTTGCCGGAGATAATGCGCGAGTGAAAAAATATCTTGAGGATGGGGAATTGAATAGGATTTTTGATCTGAACTGGTTTTTGAGAAATATTCTGTGA
- a CDS encoding DUF763 domain-containing protein yields MRTGIADLPLHYGRAPKWLFEKMARLSRAIIEAIVIEYGPEEFLKRISDPYWFQAFGAVLGFDWHSSGVTTTVCGAMKEGTKDIAFELGLFFCGGKGGTSRKTPEEIEKICLKLGKDPKNLIYASKMSAKVDNTCVQDGYNLYHHMLIFTKNLKWAVIQQGMSISRSQVDVSSQKDGLFSTIINTIPKGEKHPPPCIPQKKARVRNKKGTARRYHWLSLCLNSFVCEPHKAVCCDIIQPCLNMVAAESEASRRTITLLSKEKPEKILKETELILRMPARHPVLAIDIDPRYFYKILLKTYEYAPKDFEDLLLIEGIGPKTLRALALIGELIYGVTPSFRDPARYSFAHGGKDGHPYPVDREVYNQSISILESAIKKAKLGANDKLKALKKLSFI; encoded by the coding sequence ATGCGCACCGGCATTGCTGATTTACCATTGCATTATGGTAGGGCACCGAAATGGCTATTTGAGAAGATGGCCCGGTTATCAAGAGCAATCATCGAGGCAATAGTCATTGAATATGGACCAGAAGAATTTTTAAAACGCATTTCTGATCCCTACTGGTTTCAGGCCTTCGGAGCTGTCTTGGGATTTGATTGGCATTCATCTGGTGTTACGACTACGGTTTGCGGGGCGATGAAAGAAGGGACAAAGGATATTGCTTTTGAGTTGGGTTTATTTTTTTGCGGCGGTAAAGGCGGAACTTCACGAAAAACGCCGGAAGAGATTGAGAAGATTTGCTTGAAGTTAGGCAAAGATCCGAAAAATTTAATATACGCGTCCAAGATGTCCGCCAAGGTTGATAATACCTGTGTCCAGGATGGCTACAATCTTTATCACCACATGCTAATTTTTACTAAGAATTTAAAATGGGCAGTGATTCAACAGGGTATGTCAATCAGCCGTTCCCAGGTAGATGTTAGCTCTCAGAAAGACGGTTTGTTCTCCACGATTATAAACACTATTCCCAAGGGCGAAAAACATCCACCTCCTTGCATTCCTCAGAAAAAAGCAAGGGTTAGAAATAAAAAGGGGACTGCCCGGCGTTATCACTGGCTCTCCTTGTGCCTTAATTCTTTCGTCTGTGAACCTCATAAGGCGGTTTGCTGTGATATCATCCAGCCCTGCCTGAATATGGTCGCTGCGGAAAGCGAGGCATCAAGAAGAACCATAACACTGCTTTCAAAAGAAAAGCCAGAGAAGATCTTAAAGGAAACGGAGTTGATTTTGAGGATGCCTGCCCGCCACCCGGTGTTGGCAATTGACATTGACCCCCGATATTTTTATAAAATTCTTTTGAAGACCTATGAGTATGCCCCGAAAGATTTTGAAGATCTTTTATTGATTGAAGGTATCGGACCCAAGACCCTACGTGCTCTGGCACTGATCGGTGAGTTAATCTATGGAGTGACCCCATCATTCCGGGACCCAGCGAGATATTCCTTTGCCCATGGGGGAAAGGATGGTCATCCCTATCCTGTGGATCGCGAAGTCTACAATCAATCCATAAGCATTCTGGAGTCAGCGATAAAAAAGGCAAAGCTCGGTGCAAATGATAAATTAAAGGCTCTGAAAAAATTGTCATTCATTTAA
- the thiC gene encoding phosphomethylpyrimidine synthase ThiC, translated as MSDLVTKLAREEGIKPEILKKNLKEGTAVIIKSRLHRIKPLVLGKGCRTKINANIGTSPDFVNLKYELKKLKVAVEYGADAVMDLSTGGDVDRIRREIVQASPVAVGTVPIYQVALDMRKKKKSFVQASVDQIFETIEKHLEDGVDFITVHCGVTWETIRGMERKKRICGVVSRGGSMMIEWMKANKKENPLYEHYDRLLKLAQKYSITLSLGDGLRPGSISDATDEYQIRELVIIGELVQEAWRYGVSVIVEGPGHIPINEIEANVKLQKRICHGAPFYVLGPLVTDIGAGYDHIVAAIGGALAGYYGADFLCYVTPSEHLGLPTVEDVKEGVIALKIAAHAADIGKGLGLARMQDFKVSQARFALDWEAMLSQLIDPEKARTIFKRKHSRSAATCTMCGEFCAMKKSREIFWRS; from the coding sequence ATGAGTGATTTGGTTACCAAGCTTGCCCGGGAAGAAGGAATAAAACCTGAAATTTTGAAAAAAAATTTGAAGGAGGGCACAGCGGTAATAATCAAAAGCCGATTGCACCGTATCAAACCCTTAGTCCTAGGCAAAGGATGCCGGACCAAAATCAATGCCAATATTGGAACCTCGCCCGATTTTGTCAATTTAAAATATGAATTAAAAAAATTGAAAGTTGCTGTGGAATATGGGGCAGATGCGGTGATGGATCTCTCAACCGGAGGAGATGTAGATCGGATACGCCGCGAGATTGTGCAGGCTTCTCCGGTCGCAGTTGGAACTGTTCCAATCTATCAGGTAGCGTTAGATATGCGGAAAAAGAAAAAATCGTTTGTTCAGGCAAGTGTTGATCAGATATTTGAGACGATTGAAAAGCATCTGGAAGACGGTGTTGATTTCATAACCGTCCATTGCGGCGTGACCTGGGAGACAATCCGGGGAATGGAACGAAAAAAGCGCATCTGTGGTGTGGTGAGTCGCGGTGGCTCAATGATGATTGAGTGGATGAAGGCAAATAAAAAAGAAAACCCCCTCTATGAACATTATGACCGGCTTCTTAAACTTGCTCAAAAATATTCCATAACTTTGAGTTTAGGTGATGGTCTGCGGCCGGGTTCAATAAGTGATGCGACCGATGAATATCAAATCCGAGAGCTGGTCATAATTGGGGAACTGGTGCAAGAGGCATGGCGGTATGGAGTATCAGTGATTGTTGAGGGTCCGGGCCATATTCCGATTAATGAGATTGAGGCGAATGTCAAATTACAGAAAAGAATCTGTCATGGAGCACCATTTTATGTGTTGGGTCCGTTGGTCACAGATATCGGTGCCGGGTATGACCATATCGTAGCCGCAATTGGTGGTGCACTTGCCGGATATTATGGGGCGGATTTTTTGTGTTATGTGACACCTTCCGAGCATTTGGGTTTACCTACTGTGGAAGATGTAAAAGAAGGTGTGATTGCGCTAAAGATTGCAGCCCACGCCGCCGATATCGGCAAGGGGCTGGGTTTGGCAAGAATGCAAGATTTTAAGGTCTCACAAGCACGTTTTGCACTTGATTGGGAGGCGATGTTGAGTCAGCTGATCGACCCTGAGAAGGCACGAACAATCTTCAAACGTAAACACTCCCGCTCAGCGGCTACCTGCACGATGTGTGGTGAATTCTGCGCGATGAAAAAAAGCCGCGAGATTTTCTGGAGGTCATAA
- a CDS encoding methyl-accepting chemotaxis protein, whose product MSVNEELHLKGLNFIRKGSGAIILFSLLFEIVFLLGAILKFFIVPTIVVILTTTIFIFGLVVYFLARKNIYHPVMPYIITATVVLVLTFCLSYIPPQFRLPFFLIYFYVAVHPGYLLGMKNGIYAILMVDVAYALMVLQAQNIYPEVNLGMEFVKLILFTIVSFLLIMDFDYDQMRLQHLKEALKKVEKGDLTVTITEGKSTDEIYFLSRTINKLLETEASIIKLIIETSKNLSEISAQIAATSNELSTAISEIVSTTQRMTEGVDRQYQELDKSISMSKALSEISFSVVDNIKKVEGYAESFSTSASNGLKMSDEVLKNIELIGSRYEYLIGLLARLHEVSATITKIIETINSVSEKINILSLNAAIEAARAGEFGRGFAIVADEIKKLADNTQNSAMEIGVIVKEMIESIQSVAASSEEVRKAISDGNQIIKATTESLRTISNAVIELNSAIKNIKTVISKEEEEITAMLRQIEDSFNISKENSTAAEEILASLEEQSAATEQFAATSQELLNITERLAQVIKNFKI is encoded by the coding sequence ATGTCAGTAAATGAGGAACTTCATTTGAAAGGTTTAAATTTTATCCGAAAGGGAAGTGGTGCGATAATATTATTCTCCCTTTTGTTTGAAATCGTTTTTTTATTGGGTGCAATCCTTAAGTTCTTCATTGTCCCCACCATAGTGGTAATTCTCACCACGACAATTTTCATATTCGGGTTGGTGGTATATTTTCTGGCGCGGAAGAATATATACCATCCGGTAATGCCCTATATAATTACAGCCACCGTAGTTCTGGTGTTGACCTTTTGCCTTTCCTACATTCCACCCCAGTTCCGGTTGCCTTTCTTTTTAATTTATTTTTATGTCGCTGTTCATCCTGGTTATCTTTTGGGTATGAAAAACGGAATTTATGCCATTCTCATGGTGGATGTTGCTTATGCCTTAATGGTTTTGCAAGCCCAGAACATCTATCCCGAGGTGAACTTGGGCATGGAATTCGTTAAATTGATCCTGTTCACCATCGTTTCCTTTCTATTGATTATGGATTTTGATTACGACCAGATGCGTCTCCAGCATTTGAAGGAGGCATTAAAGAAAGTGGAAAAAGGTGATTTAACCGTTACGATTACTGAAGGCAAGTCTACTGATGAAATATATTTTTTAAGCAGGACGATAAATAAACTTCTGGAAACCGAAGCCAGTATCATTAAATTGATCATAGAGACTTCCAAAAATCTCAGTGAAATAAGCGCTCAAATCGCCGCCACATCAAATGAACTCTCTACTGCGATATCGGAGATTGTTTCTACTACCCAAAGGATGACGGAAGGAGTTGATCGCCAATACCAGGAACTTGATAAATCAATATCAATGAGCAAGGCATTGAGTGAAATAAGTTTTAGTGTTGTGGACAATATAAAAAAGGTAGAAGGCTATGCAGAGAGTTTTTCAACGAGTGCAAGCAACGGTTTAAAGATGAGCGATGAGGTATTGAAAAATATTGAATTGATTGGTTCACGCTATGAATACCTCATCGGTTTGCTAGCCAGACTCCATGAGGTTTCTGCTACTATTACTAAGATTATTGAGACGATAAACAGTGTTTCGGAAAAAATTAATATTCTTTCTTTGAACGCAGCAATTGAGGCTGCCCGAGCAGGTGAATTTGGTCGGGGTTTTGCAATCGTGGCTGATGAAATAAAAAAACTTGCGGATAATACCCAAAATTCCGCGATGGAGATCGGGGTAATAGTTAAAGAAATGATTGAGTCAATCCAGAGTGTCGCGGCAAGCTCAGAGGAAGTGCGCAAGGCAATCAGTGACGGTAACCAGATTATCAAAGCCACCACCGAATCTCTGCGTACCATTTCCAATGCTGTCATCGAACTGAATAGTGCAATAAAAAATATCAAGACCGTGATTTCAAAAGAAGAAGAAGAAATCACCGCAATGCTTCGGCAGATTGAAGACTCATTTAATATCTCAAAAGAAAATTCCACTGCTGCTGAAGAAATTCTCGCATCCCTTGAAGAACAATCTGCTGCCACTGAGCAGTTTGCTGCCACCAGTCAGGAATTGTTGAATATTACTGAGCGCCTGGCGCAGGTGATTAAGAATTTTAAAATTTAA
- a CDS encoding class II glutamine amidotransferase has protein sequence MKNRKIYFIKLLCFLFGASGMFIACSLKSEHECRFWGVIFSEKTPTIVSIISNHLDSLCKLGAFNPDGWGMGYYIESATDTLLPVIRRGEPAAPTDPRYILDKLELLRNVKNSAIAHVRKRSSGPIVGIPDPHPFRRRCINRKFDMLFAHNGTISVDVLLKLITDINSSYLDQNPPDYIPNYLDSDLYSILLVEVMDEYPDLPVEECIKLAVTKLDSALGLSKGQLNFVMASGTSLWGLNFTRDAPRAITLYYYPNSVISDFWIVASQPLDTLNAEWIEIPNRTLACFNPGEPVRYIPISEHGDWVSSHFRKEDLIQPNPFLTSANIKYTVTRPGIVKINIYDGTGRFIKNLLNEFKMCGEYEAFWDGCDAEKNHLPSGSYFCHIQNEESLKVLKVILLR, from the coding sequence GTGAAAAATAGAAAGATTTATTTCATCAAGCTTTTATGCTTCCTATTTGGGGCATCGGGAATGTTTATTGCCTGTTCCCTAAAGAGCGAGCACGAATGTCGTTTCTGGGGAGTTATTTTTTCTGAAAAAACTCCAACAATAGTCAGTATTATATCCAATCACCTTGATTCATTATGCAAACTCGGTGCCTTCAATCCTGATGGCTGGGGTATGGGTTATTATATTGAATCTGCCACGGATACTTTGCTACCGGTGATCCGGCGCGGTGAACCAGCGGCACCTACTGATCCGCGATATATCCTGGATAAACTGGAATTGCTGAGAAATGTGAAAAATTCAGCAATTGCCCATGTACGAAAGCGTTCAAGTGGTCCGATCGTAGGGATACCTGATCCTCATCCTTTTAGAAGGAGGTGTATCAACCGGAAATTTGATATGCTCTTTGCTCATAATGGGACAATAAGTGTAGATGTTTTACTTAAATTGATAACCGATATCAATTCATCTTATCTTGATCAGAATCCTCCAGATTACATCCCCAATTATCTTGATTCCGACCTTTATTCCATTCTCCTAGTGGAAGTCATGGATGAGTATCCCGATTTACCAGTTGAAGAATGCATAAAATTAGCCGTTACCAAACTGGATTCTGCCCTGGGTCTGAGTAAAGGACAATTGAATTTTGTCATGGCCAGTGGAACGAGTCTCTGGGGTCTTAATTTTACCCGGGATGCACCCAGAGCCATTACTCTCTATTATTATCCAAATTCCGTGATCTCGGATTTTTGGATTGTTGCCTCTCAGCCTTTAGATACCTTAAACGCCGAATGGATAGAAATTCCTAATCGCACCCTTGCCTGTTTTAATCCTGGTGAACCAGTTCGTTACATCCCAATTAGTGAACATGGAGATTGGGTAAGCAGTCACTTTAGAAAAGAAGATCTGATCCAACCCAACCCATTTTTGACGAGTGCCAACATCAAATATACGGTCACAAGACCAGGAATTGTGAAAATCAATATCTATGACGGGACCGGAAGATTTATAAAAAATCTGCTTAATGAATTCAAAATGTGCGGGGAATACGAGGCGTTCTGGGATGGATGTGACGCAGAAAAAAATCATCTGCCCAGTGGATCATATTTTTGCCATATCCAAAATGAAGAATCGCTCAAGGTTTTAAAAGTGATTTTACTCCGCTAA